In the Pseudonocardia cypriaca genome, one interval contains:
- a CDS encoding DUF3500 domain-containing protein translates to MTPDDVLHHQPRNRPVDGDFDPTAVTFAAMALFDHLTAEQRARIVVPMSDENRMHWNFLPESGRAGLPLRDMTDAQRYLAHRLVAQSTSLTGYAKAIQVMSLENVLRELNVGVFGHVAAHFRDPNGYYLTFFDQPQPDTHWGWRLVGHHLSLNVTIIGQDRMAVTPFLLGAEPARIGPFRILGEEEDRAFRLLDALDPAQRATATIHPVPPPDFATRCVPVIGAEEWPDVHGVGRRDAMITDEDRAALRYVRGAPRGLPRSAMTPSQARAFDELLASFLGNVRPAQVGREMDRIRAAGLDELHFVWAGGHTIDVPHYFRIEGPVTLVEFDNTEDDANHVHAVWRDPTNDFGIDVLTEHRAAQHRGPSRSEASTPHEGSRDE, encoded by the coding sequence GTGACGCCGGACGACGTGCTGCACCACCAGCCCCGCAACCGGCCCGTCGACGGCGACTTCGACCCGACCGCGGTCACCTTCGCCGCGATGGCGCTGTTCGACCACCTCACCGCCGAGCAGCGCGCCCGGATCGTCGTGCCGATGAGCGACGAGAACCGGATGCACTGGAACTTCCTGCCCGAGTCGGGCCGCGCCGGGCTCCCGCTCCGCGACATGACCGACGCCCAGCGCTACCTCGCCCACCGGCTCGTCGCCCAGAGCACCTCGCTGACCGGCTACGCCAAGGCCATCCAGGTGATGAGCCTCGAGAACGTGCTGCGCGAGCTGAACGTCGGCGTCTTCGGGCACGTCGCGGCGCACTTCCGCGACCCGAACGGCTACTACCTCACGTTCTTCGACCAGCCGCAGCCGGACACCCACTGGGGATGGCGGCTCGTCGGGCACCACCTCTCGCTCAACGTCACGATCATCGGCCAGGACCGCATGGCCGTGACGCCCTTCCTGCTCGGGGCCGAGCCCGCGCGCATCGGCCCGTTCCGGATACTCGGCGAGGAGGAGGACCGGGCGTTCCGCCTGCTCGACGCGCTCGACCCGGCCCAGCGCGCGACCGCCACGATCCACCCGGTGCCGCCGCCGGACTTCGCCACCCGGTGCGTCCCGGTGATCGGCGCCGAGGAATGGCCCGACGTGCACGGCGTCGGCCGCCGCGACGCGATGATCACCGACGAGGACCGAGCCGCGCTGCGCTACGTCCGCGGCGCGCCCCGGGGCCTGCCCCGATCGGCGATGACCCCGAGTCAGGCACGAGCGTTCGACGAGCTGCTCGCCTCCTTCCTGGGCAACGTCCGGCCGGCGCAGGTGGGCCGCGAGATGGACCGGATCCGCGCAGCCGGGCTCGACGAGCTGCACTTCGTCTGGGCGGGCGGCCACACGATCGACGTCCCCCACTACTTCCGCATCGAGGGGCCGGTCACCCTCGTCGAGTTCGACAACACCGAGGACGACGCGAACCACGTCCACGCGGTGTGGCGGGACCCCACCAACGACTTCGGCATCGACGTCCTGACCGAGCACCGGGCGGCCCAGCACCGAGGCCCCTCGCGATCCGAGGCATCCACGCCCCACGAGGGCAGCCGCGATGAGTGA
- a CDS encoding BCCT family transporter: MVLQVPSDSSEIPDDIPHVAPDGRTGVDRWVFGSSAVLVVAFIAWGLLRTESMSAVMSAVLSGVMRAGGWAFVLAASGFVVFALWLAVSRYGRIPLGRDGEAPEFRTVSWIAMMFSAGMGIGLMFYGVAEPLAHFSDPPPGTAAAGTDAAFDVAMATTLFHWTLHPWAIYAVVGLAIAYSTFRRRRRSLISSAFEPLLGARRCEGPIGRAIDVMAIFATLFGSAASLGLGALQIGGGLQAGGFLDEAPTALLVVIIVVLTIAFVASAVSGVAKGIQWLSNINMVLAVVLAAFVFVAGPTILILNLLPTAIGDYFGDLAAMASRTGATGGDATEAWLSGWTVFYWAWWISWTPFVGMFIARISRGRTIKSFVAGVILVPSLVSLVWFAIFGGAALTLQRTGTDLASQSAEAQLFGVLGAYPLGAVLGVVAMVLIAIFFVSGADAASVVMGTLSERGSIHPSRGVVVFWGVVMGAIAAIMLMVGGDDALSGIQNLTIIMAVPFGLVMILLCVALTRDLRHDPLIRRDDRSQRAVEQAVGWGIDNYGDRFFLNVKPAPQQTRPGADGGGRSS; the protein is encoded by the coding sequence ATGGTCCTACAGGTTCCATCCGACTCGAGCGAGATCCCCGACGACATTCCGCACGTCGCCCCCGACGGGCGGACCGGCGTGGACAGATGGGTCTTCGGATCGTCGGCGGTGCTGGTCGTGGCGTTCATCGCGTGGGGGCTCCTGCGCACCGAGTCCATGAGCGCCGTGATGTCCGCGGTGCTCAGCGGTGTGATGCGGGCCGGGGGATGGGCGTTCGTGCTCGCCGCGAGCGGGTTCGTCGTGTTCGCCCTGTGGCTCGCGGTCAGCCGGTACGGCCGGATCCCGCTGGGCCGCGACGGTGAGGCACCGGAGTTCCGCACGGTCTCCTGGATCGCGATGATGTTCAGCGCCGGGATGGGCATCGGGCTGATGTTCTACGGCGTCGCCGAGCCGCTCGCGCACTTCTCGGACCCTCCGCCGGGCACGGCGGCCGCCGGCACCGACGCGGCGTTCGACGTGGCGATGGCCACCACCTTGTTCCACTGGACCCTGCACCCGTGGGCGATCTACGCCGTCGTCGGGCTCGCCATCGCCTACAGCACCTTCCGCAGGCGCCGCCGATCCCTGATCAGCTCGGCCTTCGAGCCGCTGCTCGGCGCCAGGCGCTGCGAGGGCCCGATCGGCCGGGCGATCGACGTGATGGCGATCTTCGCGACGCTCTTCGGATCGGCGGCGTCGCTCGGCCTGGGTGCGCTGCAGATCGGCGGCGGCCTGCAGGCAGGCGGCTTCCTGGACGAGGCCCCGACCGCGTTGCTCGTGGTCATCATCGTCGTGCTCACGATCGCGTTCGTGGCCTCCGCGGTGAGCGGTGTCGCCAAGGGCATCCAGTGGTTGTCGAACATCAACATGGTGCTGGCGGTGGTACTCGCGGCCTTCGTGTTCGTCGCCGGACCGACGATCCTCATCCTCAACCTGCTGCCGACCGCGATCGGCGACTACTTCGGTGACCTCGCGGCGATGGCCTCCCGCACCGGCGCCACCGGCGGGGACGCGACCGAGGCCTGGCTGTCGGGGTGGACGGTCTTCTACTGGGCCTGGTGGATCTCCTGGACCCCGTTCGTCGGGATGTTCATCGCCCGGATCAGCCGCGGTCGCACGATCAAGTCGTTCGTCGCGGGGGTCATCCTCGTGCCGAGCCTCGTCAGCCTGGTCTGGTTCGCGATCTTCGGTGGAGCGGCGTTGACCCTCCAGCGCACCGGGACCGACCTGGCCTCGCAGTCGGCGGAGGCCCAGCTGTTCGGGGTGCTCGGGGCCTACCCGCTCGGTGCCGTGCTCGGCGTCGTGGCGATGGTCCTGATCGCGATCTTCTTCGTCTCGGGCGCCGACGCGGCCTCGGTCGTGATGGGCACGCTCTCCGAGCGCGGCTCGATCCACCCCTCGCGCGGTGTCGTCGTGTTCTGGGGCGTGGTGATGGGAGCGATTGCCGCCATCATGCTGATGGTCGGAGGGGACGATGCGCTCAGCGGCATCCAGAACCTCACGATCATCATGGCCGTGCCGTTCGGGCTGGTCATGATCCTGCTGTGCGTGGCGCTCACGAGGGACCTGCGGCACGACCCGCTGATCCGCCGGGACGACCGGTCGCAGCGGGCCGTGGAGCAGGCCGTCGGCTGGGGAATCGACAACTACGGCGACCGGTTCTTCCTCAACGTCAAACCGGCTCCGCAGCAGACCCGTCCGGGTGCCGACGGAGGGGGACGGTCATCGTGA
- a CDS encoding pyridoxamine 5'-phosphate oxidase family protein: protein MTTFEPEIERRLTGESIAWLATVRADGTPHVTPVWFVFEGGTWWIGCNANSVKARNCRLRAAVSLALEDGRVPVVAEGRAMVRATGFPKHIVDAFARKYDGWDIQADDGAGARALIEVATSRWLLRGVAQ from the coding sequence ATGACCACCTTCGAACCGGAGATCGAGCGCCGGCTCACCGGCGAGTCGATCGCCTGGCTGGCGACGGTGCGTGCGGACGGGACGCCACACGTGACCCCCGTGTGGTTCGTGTTCGAGGGCGGCACGTGGTGGATCGGGTGCAACGCGAACTCGGTGAAGGCCCGGAACTGTCGGCTGCGCGCGGCGGTGTCCCTGGCGCTGGAGGATGGCCGTGTGCCTGTCGTTGCGGAGGGTCGGGCGATGGTGCGGGCAACAGGCTTCCCCAAACACATCGTCGACGCCTTCGCGCGCAAGTACGACGGCTGGGACATCCAGGCGGACGACGGAGCAGGCGCCCGAGCCCTGATCGAGGTAGCAACATCCCGCTGGCTACTGCGAGGCGTCGCTCAGTAG
- a CDS encoding HAD-IC family P-type ATPase has translation MALPRLTDVARSTAGVAFTVTATGVGLTAGLVAGTAKVGVRATRATTSATAAVAGGSLGLARRAAVETVRFAGTAVTGTDPLAEGGLERMAEAARGIFEPAEERHHRRVWVDGGHAHVELAEPAVADDPEVRRTLRRRLERLEGVEWATVNDVVGRVLVAFDQRRVRVEDVVGVVSSIEQARGGRPVFPRHDEHPGDLEPLLAALVAAAIDTAAIGVAFAGKVLPVPALTRHATLVLALLDSQRWISSRITERIGPVGTDLAFTGASALLHALTQSPTVPALNAVAAIERAMEMYARRDVWRRLEPELCRPHPADEPDPIAPPGERPVPLPPGPVESYHSRLGPTSLAAAVGVLALTRAPGRSADLLKALTPRTAMLGRESFASVLDLLMCRRDVLPMDGSAYRRLDRIDAVVVDSDALCTGPPIVAKASSEVEGWDDQTIWTAAARQLDSPDRGDRTWLGPPEESPDAPGGEVRAVLDGDRRVGTAVIAAELDPRAEALLKAATGAGHRLVLTEHVGTRELTGLADEVAPADEPLLATVRRMQTDGRGVLVVSAVDGPALMAADVAVAPVRPECAPAWAADLVTGAGLVDACRIVAATEVARDISRRAVSGAITGNVLGTLLAAVGDPRRGQKEAPTPGKIATVVMMAHGTWAALRLDAQPPPPATVHTPWHALEPEQVLRRIADGRPEPDEVQHPPWPFVSTLPVAHWPVGWPVRFARTVTAELSDPLTPILGTGAGATAILGEFTDAVLVGGVMAGNALISSLQRLRTETALESLLLQQETVAHREGDGGREDVPSGDLRIGDVILVEAGDVVAADARLLEASDLEVDESSLTGESLSVAKSSTATPGADVADRTCMLFDGTTVVAGTGRAVVVATGEATQAGRAATAAGTAPPAVGVQARLGELTRAVLPVTLAGGAVVAALGVLWGRPLREAIGAGVAIAVAAVPEGLPLVATVAQLAAARRLSGRGAVVRSARVLEALGRVDTVCFDKTGTLTENRLRVVRLVPAELDDAIGEDELLGLAAAAVGSGDDQAHETDRAVLEAASERGMRAAGEPDRALSFATGRAFSAAVRDGRLVVKGAPEVVLRRCGRVGAARKRATELAAEGLRVLAVADREIGRCPDDLDEAARKLRLRGFVALADTVRGSTVAAVEQLRAAGVRVLVATGDHPETASAIAAQAGVPDAERVVTGAQLARASEAERTELVRGAAVFARLSPEQKVTLVAALRRAGATLAMTGDGINDAAAIRLADVGVAVTSTESPAARKAADVVLTDIDLTRLVDAIAEGRAMWARVRDAVSVLVGGNAGEIAFTVLGTAFGGRSPLTTRQLLLVNMLTDMFPALAVAVAAPRRAAAGGEDDGPLAAHPLRDVLLAGPHRGFTHSVRQMVLVRGAATAAGAGGAWAVGRVTGTTARASTMGLAALIASQLGQTAWAGRRSPLVVMTAAGSLAALAAVVQTPGVSRFFGCRPLDPLSWLVVLGWAGTATVGAEVVPRLVGAWRTQGDPPRALPAGPARPPDTAAVEHRDLHSVAHDGELTQ, from the coding sequence GTGGCCCTACCCCGTCTCACCGATGTTGCCCGCTCGACGGCGGGGGTGGCGTTCACCGTCACCGCGACCGGTGTCGGGTTGACGGCGGGCCTGGTGGCCGGCACGGCCAAGGTCGGGGTCCGCGCCACCCGCGCCACCACCAGCGCGACCGCTGCCGTGGCCGGTGGTTCGTTGGGGCTTGCGCGGCGCGCGGCGGTCGAGACGGTCCGGTTCGCCGGCACCGCGGTGACGGGGACGGACCCGCTGGCCGAAGGCGGGCTGGAACGGATGGCGGAGGCCGCCCGAGGCATTTTCGAACCGGCGGAGGAACGACACCACCGCCGGGTCTGGGTCGACGGCGGCCACGCACACGTCGAGCTCGCCGAGCCGGCCGTCGCGGATGACCCGGAGGTCCGCCGCACCCTGCGGCGGCGGCTCGAGCGGCTGGAGGGCGTGGAGTGGGCGACCGTCAACGACGTGGTCGGTCGCGTCCTCGTCGCGTTCGACCAGCGGCGGGTCCGGGTGGAGGACGTCGTCGGCGTGGTCAGCTCGATCGAGCAGGCGCGCGGGGGGCGGCCGGTCTTCCCGCGCCACGACGAGCACCCGGGCGACCTCGAACCCCTGCTGGCCGCGCTCGTCGCAGCGGCCATCGACACGGCGGCGATCGGTGTGGCCTTCGCGGGCAAGGTCCTCCCGGTGCCCGCGCTGACCCGGCACGCGACCCTGGTGCTCGCCCTGCTCGACTCGCAGCGCTGGATCTCGAGCCGCATCACGGAGCGGATCGGGCCGGTCGGAACCGACCTCGCGTTCACCGGCGCGAGCGCCCTGCTCCACGCGCTCACCCAGAGCCCGACCGTCCCGGCGCTCAACGCCGTCGCGGCCATCGAGCGGGCGATGGAGATGTACGCGCGCCGCGACGTCTGGCGCCGCCTGGAGCCGGAGCTGTGCCGACCCCACCCGGCCGACGAGCCCGATCCGATCGCGCCGCCGGGGGAGCGACCGGTCCCGCTGCCGCCCGGACCGGTCGAGTCGTACCACTCCCGGCTCGGCCCGACGTCGCTCGCAGCCGCGGTGGGCGTGCTCGCCCTGACCCGCGCGCCGGGGCGGTCCGCTGATCTGCTCAAGGCCCTGACCCCCAGGACGGCGATGCTGGGGCGGGAGTCGTTCGCGTCGGTGCTCGACCTGCTGATGTGTCGGCGCGACGTGCTGCCGATGGACGGCTCGGCGTACCGCCGCCTGGACCGGATCGACGCTGTCGTCGTGGACAGCGACGCACTCTGCACCGGCCCACCGATCGTGGCCAAGGCGAGCTCCGAGGTCGAGGGCTGGGACGACCAGACGATCTGGACCGCGGCGGCACGGCAGCTCGACAGCCCCGACCGCGGGGACAGGACCTGGTTGGGCCCGCCGGAGGAGTCGCCGGACGCGCCCGGTGGCGAGGTCAGGGCGGTGCTCGACGGCGACCGGCGGGTCGGGACGGCGGTGATCGCGGCGGAGCTCGATCCGCGTGCGGAGGCGCTGCTCAAGGCGGCGACCGGTGCCGGCCACCGCCTCGTGCTCACCGAGCACGTCGGGACGCGCGAGCTCACCGGCCTCGCCGACGAGGTCGCGCCCGCGGACGAGCCGCTGCTGGCGACCGTGCGCCGGATGCAGACGGACGGTCGGGGCGTACTCGTCGTGTCCGCAGTGGACGGTCCGGCGCTGATGGCGGCCGACGTCGCCGTCGCGCCGGTCCGGCCCGAGTGCGCCCCTGCGTGGGCTGCGGACCTGGTGACCGGGGCCGGTCTCGTGGACGCGTGCCGCATCGTCGCCGCAACCGAGGTGGCCCGCGACATCAGCCGCCGGGCCGTGAGCGGGGCGATCACGGGCAACGTGCTCGGAACGCTGCTCGCCGCGGTCGGCGATCCGCGCCGCGGACAGAAGGAAGCCCCCACGCCGGGCAAGATCGCGACCGTCGTGATGATGGCGCACGGGACGTGGGCTGCGCTGCGGCTCGACGCCCAGCCCCCGCCCCCGGCGACCGTGCACACGCCCTGGCATGCCCTCGAACCCGAGCAGGTCCTCCGCCGGATCGCCGATGGGCGCCCGGAACCCGACGAGGTGCAGCACCCGCCGTGGCCGTTCGTGTCCACGCTCCCCGTCGCCCACTGGCCCGTCGGATGGCCCGTCCGCTTCGCCCGCACGGTCACGGCCGAGCTGTCCGACCCGCTCACGCCGATCCTCGGTACGGGGGCCGGGGCCACTGCGATCCTGGGCGAGTTCACCGACGCCGTGCTCGTCGGTGGGGTGATGGCCGGCAATGCGCTGATCAGCAGCCTGCAGCGGCTGCGCACGGAGACGGCGCTCGAGTCCCTGCTGCTGCAGCAGGAGACGGTCGCCCACCGGGAGGGCGACGGGGGCCGCGAGGACGTCCCCAGCGGTGACCTGCGGATCGGGGACGTCATCCTCGTCGAAGCCGGGGACGTGGTAGCCGCCGACGCCCGGCTGCTGGAGGCATCCGATCTGGAGGTCGACGAGTCCAGCTTGACCGGCGAGTCGCTCTCGGTCGCCAAGTCGTCCACGGCCACGCCGGGGGCCGACGTCGCGGACCGCACGTGCATGCTCTTCGACGGAACGACAGTGGTCGCCGGCACCGGGCGGGCCGTCGTGGTGGCGACCGGGGAGGCGACGCAGGCCGGGCGGGCCGCCACCGCGGCCGGAACGGCGCCACCCGCGGTCGGCGTGCAGGCGCGGCTCGGTGAGCTCACCAGGGCCGTGCTGCCGGTGACCCTCGCCGGGGGCGCCGTCGTGGCCGCGCTCGGCGTGCTGTGGGGTCGTCCGCTGCGCGAGGCGATCGGGGCCGGCGTGGCCATCGCGGTCGCCGCGGTGCCCGAGGGACTGCCACTCGTGGCGACCGTCGCGCAGTTGGCTGCCGCGCGTCGGCTGTCCGGCCGCGGCGCGGTCGTGCGGAGCGCCCGGGTGCTGGAGGCCCTCGGCCGGGTGGACACCGTGTGCTTCGACAAGACCGGAACGCTGACCGAGAACCGGTTGCGCGTGGTCCGCTTGGTGCCGGCCGAACTCGACGACGCGATCGGCGAGGACGAGCTGCTCGGGCTCGCCGCCGCGGCCGTCGGCAGCGGAGACGACCAGGCGCACGAGACGGACCGAGCGGTGCTGGAGGCGGCGTCGGAACGCGGGATGCGGGCGGCGGGCGAGCCGGACCGGGCCCTCTCGTTCGCAACCGGGCGCGCCTTCTCCGCCGCCGTGCGGGACGGGCGGCTCGTCGTGAAGGGTGCCCCGGAGGTCGTGCTGCGGCGCTGCGGCCGAGTGGGTGCCGCTCGGAAGCGGGCCACGGAGCTCGCCGCAGAGGGGTTGCGGGTGCTGGCGGTGGCCGACCGTGAGATCGGTCGGTGCCCGGACGACCTCGACGAAGCGGCGCGCAAGCTGCGGCTGCGCGGGTTCGTCGCCCTCGCCGACACCGTCCGCGGGTCGACGGTTGCGGCTGTGGAGCAGTTGCGCGCTGCCGGAGTCCGGGTGCTGGTCGCGACCGGGGACCACCCGGAGACGGCGAGCGCGATCGCAGCCCAGGCCGGCGTTCCCGATGCCGAGCGCGTCGTGACCGGCGCCCAGCTCGCCCGGGCCTCCGAGGCCGAACGGACCGAGCTGGTGCGCGGTGCGGCCGTCTTCGCCCGGCTGTCGCCGGAGCAGAAGGTCACGCTGGTGGCGGCGCTGCGGCGGGCCGGGGCCACACTCGCGATGACCGGTGACGGGATCAACGACGCGGCCGCGATCCGGCTGGCCGACGTCGGCGTCGCGGTGACGAGTACCGAGTCGCCGGCCGCGCGCAAGGCCGCGGACGTGGTGCTCACCGACATCGACCTGACCCGCCTGGTCGACGCCATCGCCGAAGGGCGGGCCATGTGGGCGAGGGTGCGCGACGCGGTGTCGGTGCTCGTCGGCGGTAACGCCGGAGAGATCGCGTTCACGGTCCTCGGCACCGCGTTCGGAGGGCGGTCCCCGCTCACGACCCGGCAGCTGCTGCTGGTCAACATGCTCACGGACATGTTCCCGGCGCTGGCAGTCGCGGTGGCCGCGCCTCGTCGCGCAGCCGCCGGCGGTGAGGACGACGGGCCGCTGGCCGCACATCCGCTCAGGGACGTCCTGCTCGCCGGCCCGCACCGCGGCTTCACCCACTCGGTCCGGCAGATGGTGCTCGTGCGCGGCGCGGCGACGGCGGCCGGGGCCGGCGGAGCGTGGGCCGTCGGCCGGGTCACCGGCACCACCGCCCGGGCCAGCACGATGGGGTTGGCCGCACTGATCGCCAGCCAGCTCGGCCAGACCGCGTGGGCCGGGCGGCGCAGCCCGCTGGTCGTGATGACCGCCGCCGGATCGCTCGCTGCGCTCGCCGCCGTCGTACAGACGCCCGGGGTGAGCCGGTTCTTCGGCTGTAGACCGCTCGACCCGCTCTCCTGGCTGGTCGTCCTCGGCTGGGCCGGGACGGCGACGGTCGGAGCCGAGGTCGTACCGCGCCTGGTGGGCGCGTGGCGGACGCAGGGCGATCCGCCCCGCGCACTGCCCGCTGGCCCCGCACGGCCTCCGGACACGGCCGCAGTCGAGCACCGCGACCTGCACAGTGTTGCTCATGATGGCGAGCTCACTCAATGA
- a CDS encoding heparan-alpha-glucosaminide N-acetyltransferase domain-containing protein: protein MAPKLERRDEPSTAVLTGGGSAVTGRRPRVIGVDVARGLALIGMMATHAFGTLADDGAPTVAQFVAGGRAATTFVLVAGVSLAFLSGGSKGVRGRERVAAAAGLAARAALVGAIGLGLGYLAPLNGIDGILPFYGLFFLLAIPLLWCTPLVLIFVAALATAVGPVLVVTALASRPDFDSAVDPTFGTLFQDPLGLLDQLFLTGEYPALVYLAYLCIGLAIGRLDLRSRGLAWWLLAGGLALAATARAVSDILLYRMGGLDRLIEATGLRDDPGAVTALLWEPEQPTSPWYLALPTPHSHTPVDVLHTAGSAAAVLGAALLLTRIPAVARALAPIAAAGSMSLTMYSAHLILLATGFLGDDPVLLFLAMVVGALALAAAWRSRFKQGPLEALVADSATAVRRMAARDAASGAASRTTAKILRSVVCVAVLALTCWAGAAYATPLDDESADIAGSAASEDDAKGPDEPDTQTPPLVSAPEPAQEPASPPAVEPAASADRYCELADQLYTLDDAHPDQPELVAEKGASALSELPQAAPAQIRDAVTTLVADYRAAGVPGVTAPNGSTLSQAEATVDAFEDENC from the coding sequence GTGGCGCCGAAACTGGAACGACGAGATGAACCGTCGACGGCCGTCTTGACCGGCGGAGGCTCGGCGGTCACCGGCCGTAGACCGCGTGTGATCGGCGTGGACGTTGCGCGAGGACTCGCGTTGATCGGGATGATGGCGACCCACGCGTTCGGGACGCTCGCCGACGATGGCGCCCCGACCGTGGCGCAGTTCGTTGCCGGTGGGCGAGCGGCCACGACGTTCGTCCTGGTCGCCGGGGTGAGCCTGGCGTTCCTGTCCGGCGGGAGCAAAGGCGTCCGCGGACGCGAGCGGGTCGCGGCGGCAGCAGGCCTCGCGGCCCGGGCGGCTCTGGTCGGCGCGATCGGCCTCGGTCTCGGATACCTCGCGCCCCTCAACGGGATCGACGGGATCCTGCCGTTCTACGGTCTGTTCTTCCTGCTTGCGATCCCGCTGCTCTGGTGCACGCCACTCGTTTTGATCTTCGTTGCCGCACTGGCGACCGCTGTCGGGCCGGTGCTCGTCGTGACAGCGCTTGCCAGCCGCCCCGACTTCGATTCCGCCGTAGACCCGACCTTCGGCACGCTCTTCCAGGACCCTCTCGGGCTGCTTGACCAACTGTTCCTCACCGGCGAGTACCCCGCCCTGGTCTATCTCGCCTACCTCTGCATCGGGTTGGCGATCGGGCGGCTTGACCTGCGCTCTCGCGGCCTCGCATGGTGGCTGCTGGCCGGCGGGCTCGCACTGGCCGCGACAGCCCGCGCGGTGTCCGACATCCTGCTTTACCGGATGGGCGGGCTCGACCGGCTCATCGAGGCGACCGGACTGCGCGACGACCCGGGTGCCGTCACGGCGTTGCTGTGGGAGCCCGAGCAACCGACGTCACCGTGGTACCTCGCGCTACCCACCCCGCACTCGCACACCCCGGTGGACGTCCTGCACACAGCGGGCTCGGCCGCCGCCGTGCTCGGGGCCGCCCTGCTGCTGACCCGGATCCCCGCAGTCGCTCGGGCGTTGGCGCCGATCGCCGCCGCAGGCAGCATGTCGCTCACGATGTACTCCGCGCACCTCATCCTGCTCGCGACGGGCTTTCTGGGCGACGACCCGGTGCTGCTCTTCCTCGCGATGGTCGTCGGCGCTCTGGCGCTGGCCGCGGCCTGGAGGTCGCGGTTCAAGCAAGGCCCGCTCGAGGCGCTCGTGGCGGATTCGGCCACCGCGGTACGACGGATGGCCGCGCGGGACGCCGCGTCGGGCGCAGCCTCTCGGACAACAGCCAAGATCCTCCGATCGGTTGTGTGCGTCGCGGTGCTCGCATTGACCTGCTGGGCCGGCGCCGCGTACGCCACACCACTGGACGACGAATCCGCCGACATCGCCGGCAGTGCCGCGTCGGAGGACGACGCGAAAGGCCCGGACGAGCCCGACACCCAGACACCGCCATTGGTTTCCGCGCCCGAACCGGCCCAGGAACCGGCGTCCCCGCCCGCGGTCGAACCAGCCGCAAGCGCCGACCGATACTGCGAGCTGGCGGATCAGCTGTACACCCTCGACGACGCGCACCCCGATCAGCCCGAACTGGTGGCCGAGAAGGGTGCCTCAGCGCTGAGCGAACTCCCGCAGGCCGCTCCTGCCCAGATCCGGGACGCCGTAACAACCCTCGTCGCCGACTACAGGGCGGCGGGTGTGCCGGGGGTGACCGCACCCAACGGCAGCACCCTCTCCCAGGCCGAGGCCACCGTAGACGCCTTCGAGGACGAGAACTGCTGA
- a CDS encoding CaiB/BaiF CoA transferase family protein, producing the protein MSEPGSGPLAGMLVLDFSRALAGPHAAMIMGDLGARVIKVEVPGRGDDSRGWGPPFIGRENAAERVATYFLAANRNKESIALDLKDAADRAVFEALLPKADVLVESFRPGVLDRLGLAPETLLAHHPRLVVLSITGFGHDGPDAHRPGYDQIAQGETGLMSLTGSGPDAPQRIGVPICDLTAGLNGATGVLAALLERTRTGRGQIVRTSLLAAGVSLHAFQGTRWTVGAELGRASGNHHPTIAPYGLFACKDGAVQIAVGSEALWRRLSDGFGLPGDDPRFDRNAHRVAHREELARLIEAAFTDRTKAELLDELDRLGVPAGAVRTLDEVYAWDQVASQRLVVTVDHPAAGPITLPGPAVRFFDADGSERTRIHHTPPPGLDQDRPLVLAECGGRGREDGPSGRPG; encoded by the coding sequence ATGAGTGAGCCGGGTTCCGGCCCTTTGGCCGGGATGCTCGTCCTCGACTTCTCCCGCGCACTTGCTGGACCGCACGCGGCCATGATCATGGGCGATCTCGGCGCCCGCGTGATCAAGGTCGAGGTGCCCGGCCGTGGGGACGACAGCAGGGGATGGGGTCCACCATTCATCGGGCGTGAGAACGCTGCGGAGCGGGTCGCCACCTACTTCCTCGCGGCGAACCGCAACAAGGAATCGATCGCCCTCGACCTCAAGGACGCAGCCGACCGCGCGGTCTTCGAGGCGCTCCTGCCCAAGGCCGACGTCCTGGTGGAGAGCTTCCGGCCCGGCGTCCTCGACCGGCTCGGCCTGGCTCCGGAGACCCTGCTCGCCCACCATCCCCGGCTGGTCGTGCTGTCCATCACCGGCTTCGGCCACGACGGGCCGGACGCCCACCGGCCGGGCTACGACCAGATCGCCCAGGGCGAGACCGGGCTGATGTCGCTGACCGGCTCCGGCCCGGACGCCCCCCAGCGGATCGGGGTCCCGATCTGCGACCTCACCGCGGGCCTCAACGGGGCTACGGGTGTCCTCGCCGCCCTGCTCGAACGAACCCGGACCGGCCGCGGCCAGATCGTCCGGACCTCGCTGCTCGCCGCCGGTGTCAGCCTCCACGCCTTCCAGGGCACCCGATGGACGGTGGGCGCCGAGCTCGGTCGGGCGAGCGGCAACCACCACCCGACGATCGCGCCGTACGGGCTGTTCGCCTGCAAGGACGGTGCTGTCCAGATCGCGGTGGGCAGCGAGGCACTCTGGCGACGACTCTCGGACGGTTTCGGCCTCCCCGGCGACGACCCGCGCTTCGACCGCAACGCCCACCGGGTCGCCCACCGGGAGGAGCTCGCCCGTCTGATCGAGGCGGCGTTCACCGACCGGACGAAGGCTGAGCTCCTCGACGAGCTCGACCGGCTCGGGGTGCCCGCGGGCGCCGTCCGCACCCTGGACGAGGTCTACGCGTGGGACCAAGTGGCCAGCCAGCGCCTCGTGGTGACGGTCGACCACCCGGCCGCCGGGCCGATCACGCTCCCGGGCCCGGCCGTCCGGTTCTTCGACGCCGACGGCAGCGAGCGCACCCGGATCCATCACACGCCGCCGCCCGGGCTCGACCAGGACCGTCCGCTCGTCCTCGCCGAGTGCGGCGGCAGGGGGCGGGAGGATGGGCCGTCGGGCCGGCCGGGCTGA